From the genome of Muricauda sp. SCSIO 64092, one region includes:
- a CDS encoding tail fiber protein, whose translation MKTLSLMLSLLLSTIVTAQDLIESYRKLVLNSPNNVSLFQSNSTNGVWASGMVMGDRWGVFEDATTTKEWLTVKSGGNIGIGTTSPQDKLQIGNSMAFHQGGHAILYFYHSYEPNGTSDLDPDKYSAEVRFDGVRGNLRLGTLPSIIGYPITHMTINKFGNVGIGTTAPDAKLAVKGDIHPEEVQVDLTVPAPDYVFKEGYDLKSLEEVQNYIQEHGHLPNIPSAKELETNGIQLGEMDMKLLEKIEELTLYMILQQELLLAKNSKISSIEKELALQQKSMEEMKKLIQNCME comes from the coding sequence ATGAAAACGCTTTCCCTTATGCTGTCACTTTTGCTTTCCACCATAGTGACGGCGCAGGATTTGATCGAGAGCTACCGAAAGTTGGTTTTAAATTCCCCCAACAATGTCAGCTTATTTCAAAGCAATTCAACCAACGGTGTTTGGGCCAGTGGTATGGTTATGGGTGATCGCTGGGGCGTGTTTGAAGATGCCACTACCACCAAAGAATGGTTGACCGTCAAATCTGGTGGTAATATCGGCATTGGAACAACCTCCCCACAGGATAAGTTACAGATTGGTAACTCCATGGCGTTTCATCAGGGAGGTCACGCCATATTGTATTTTTACCACTCTTATGAACCTAACGGCACATCCGATTTAGACCCCGATAAGTATTCTGCCGAAGTGCGTTTTGATGGCGTTAGGGGAAATCTTCGTTTGGGAACCTTGCCATCCATAATTGGCTATCCCATTACCCACATGACCATAAATAAGTTTGGCAATGTAGGCATTGGCACCACTGCTCCAGATGCCAAACTTGCCGTAAAAGGGGATATCCATCCCGAAGAGGTCCAGGTAGACCTTACCGTTCCCGCCCCGGATTATGTCTTTAAGGAGGGGTATGACCTCAAATCCCTGGAAGAAGTCCAAAATTACATTCAAGAACACGGGCATTTGCCCAATATCCCCTCGGCCAAAGAACTCGAGACCAATGGTATTCAACTGGGCGAAATGGACATGAAACTCTTGGAGAAGATCGAGGAGTTGACTTTATACATGATTTTACAACAAGAATTGTTGCTCGCCAAAAATTCGAAGATCAGCAGTATAGAAAAGGAGTTGGCCCTACAACAAAAATCAATGGAAGAAATGAAAAAACTAATTCAAAATTGCATGGAATGA
- a CDS encoding shikimate kinase: MKVVLLGYMASGKSSVGRALAKRLDLSFLDLDEEISKAVEMDIPEIFSRKGEIFFRKKEAEVLKEVLMHTPNMVLSVGGGTPCYGRNMELIDQLSDRSYYLKLSIGNLVQRIVKEREHRPLVKNIPEADLPEFIGKHLFERSPFYALATRTIVGDQKTLDKVVKEIADDLV; this comes from the coding sequence ATGAAAGTTGTTCTGTTGGGCTATATGGCAAGTGGAAAATCCAGTGTGGGTAGGGCATTGGCAAAACGGTTGGATCTTAGTTTTTTAGACTTGGACGAGGAGATTTCAAAGGCCGTGGAAATGGATATTCCTGAAATCTTTTCACGTAAAGGGGAGATTTTTTTTAGGAAGAAGGAGGCGGAGGTCTTGAAGGAAGTTTTGATGCATACCCCCAACATGGTCCTTTCGGTGGGAGGGGGCACCCCTTGTTATGGACGTAATATGGAACTGATCGACCAACTCAGTGATCGGTCCTATTATTTAAAACTTTCCATTGGCAATTTGGTGCAACGGATTGTAAAGGAACGGGAACACCGGCCCCTGGTAAAGAATATTCCGGAAGCCGATCTTCCCGAGTTTATTGGAAAACACCTTTTTGAACGATCTCCCTTTTATGCGTTGGCCACACGGACCATTGTTGGGGATCAAAAAACCTTGGATAAGGTAGTAAAAGAGATTGCGGATGACCTAGTCTAA
- a CDS encoding RNA-binding S4 domain-containing protein produces the protein MRIDKYLWCTRYFKTRNLATTVCKKGHVRINGDVVKPSREVYPMDKITVRKNQIDYQLTVLDIPESRVGAKLVELYRKDTTPKEAFEHNELLQFAKDHYRKKGTGRPTKKDRRDIDEYLTDEDFKTADGAD, from the coding sequence ATGCGTATCGATAAATATCTTTGGTGCACGCGCTATTTTAAAACCAGGAACCTGGCCACCACCGTTTGCAAAAAGGGGCATGTACGGATTAATGGCGATGTGGTCAAGCCGTCAAGGGAAGTCTACCCCATGGATAAGATCACGGTCCGTAAAAACCAGATCGACTATCAACTTACGGTATTGGACATTCCGGAAAGCCGTGTTGGGGCAAAATTGGTGGAACTGTACCGCAAGGACACCACCCCAAAAGAGGCATTTGAACACAACGAACTACTGCAATTTGCCAAAGACCATTACCGGAAAAAAGGCACGGGAAGACCCACAAAAAAGGACAGACGGGATATTGACGAATACCTCACCGACGAAGATTTTAAAACGGCCGATGGAGCGGATTGA
- a CDS encoding phosphoribosyltransferase family protein encodes MTNQILGHEQIQHIINRIAYQIYEANPNEKEIIIAGIEGGGVLFAKRIAQVLDRVTDATITRCKVIMDKKNPLESGVETSLDESTYKNKSVVLIDDVLNSGTTLIYGVHYFLRTPLKQLKTAVLVNRNHKKYPVKADYKGISLSTSLHEHITVDFTSKRYRVYLD; translated from the coding sequence ATGACGAACCAAATTCTAGGACATGAGCAAATCCAGCATATCATCAATAGAATTGCCTATCAGATCTATGAGGCCAATCCCAATGAAAAGGAGATCATCATCGCTGGAATTGAAGGGGGCGGGGTGCTTTTTGCAAAGCGGATCGCGCAGGTATTGGATAGGGTAACCGATGCCACCATCACACGCTGCAAGGTGATCATGGACAAAAAAAATCCCCTGGAAAGTGGGGTGGAAACCTCCCTGGACGAAAGCACCTATAAAAACAAAAGTGTGGTATTGATCGATGATGTTCTCAATTCCGGCACCACCTTGATCTACGGGGTCCATTACTTTTTAAGAACGCCGCTAAAGCAGTTAAAAACCGCTGTTTTGGTCAATAGGAACCATAAAAAATACCCGGTAAAAGCGGATTATAAAGGTATCTCCCTGTCCACATCCCTACATGAACATATTACGGTGGACTTTACCTCAAAAAGGTATCGCGTGTATTTAGACTAG
- a CDS encoding tail fiber protein, translating to MKNVCLLVAYLMFQCIFPQHHSNKTVEVDAPGWKRVARLDGAYGRGYNEVVLMTQGGASQPRVAKISWFKGWSSYGGLNLVSLSDGGHWSEARISSDGVKAHLEVNFTAAIPQLKVFLDQSAWTGGVILDGVLPNGGDPVIETAKFGRINYGENDLYLAYNGKVGIGTTAPDAKLAVKGDIHAEEVQVDLTVPAPDYVFKEGYDLKSLEEVQNYIKKHGHLPNIPSAIELEANGIELGEMNMKLLEKIEELTLYVIELENRNREYGGKFEKLESILKTKL from the coding sequence ATGAAAAATGTATGTCTATTGGTAGCCTATCTTATGTTCCAATGTATTTTCCCACAACATCATAGCAACAAAACGGTAGAGGTTGATGCACCGGGATGGAAACGGGTGGCGCGATTGGATGGTGCCTATGGCAGGGGTTATAACGAAGTTGTCCTGATGACCCAAGGAGGCGCTTCCCAACCAAGGGTGGCCAAGATTTCATGGTTTAAGGGATGGTCTTCCTATGGAGGGCTCAATCTGGTCTCCCTCAGTGACGGTGGGCATTGGTCAGAAGCCCGTATCAGCTCGGATGGGGTAAAAGCCCACTTGGAAGTCAATTTTACTGCGGCAATTCCCCAACTAAAGGTGTTTTTGGATCAGTCGGCCTGGACAGGGGGTGTTATTCTGGATGGCGTACTGCCCAATGGCGGGGATCCCGTTATTGAAACTGCGAAATTTGGACGGATCAATTATGGGGAAAATGATCTCTATCTGGCCTATAACGGCAAAGTGGGCATCGGCACCACTGCCCCGGACGCCAAGCTTGCCGTAAAAGGGGATATCCATGCCGAAGAGGTCCAGGTAGACCTTACCGTTCCCGCTCCCGATTATGTTTTTAAGGAGGGGTATGACCTCAAATCCCTGGAAGAAGTCCAAAACTATATCAAAAAACACGGGCATTTGCCCAATATCCCCTCGGCCATAGAACTGGAGGCCAATGGTATTGAACTGGGCGAAATGAATATGAAGCTTTTGGAGAAGATTGAAGAGCTGACCCTATATGTAATTGAGTTGGAAAACAGGAATAGGGAATATGGGGGAAAATTCGAAAAACTGGAATCAATCTTAAAAACAAAACTATGA
- a CDS encoding FKBP-type peptidyl-prolyl cis-trans isomerase codes for MKRYFLLLGAAILVSSCGDDDGPGGIQLATTTLAEQIVEDDAAILDYLETHFYNYEEFQNPPENFNFRVRIEPIAGDNSDKIPLSQQVSSAVINVSSNETTFPLPGEETDVPHTYYFLQIREGQGPSPTVGDSTLLKVEGQLLDGFVFDSTADFGWLPLYETPLRGFANSVAQMKGGTPEGIVVNPDGSSQITDSGIGLMIIPSGLAYFNRPPDGTQIPLFAPLVFTFELGLVTENTDTDNDGIPNMEEDLDGDGFLFNDNTDLESEIERGLQIAFPNFRDPDDDGDGVLTRDEISDENGNIIFPYPDTDNDGTPDYLDFNILREPGN; via the coding sequence ATGAAGAGATATTTTTTGCTGTTGGGTGCGGCTATTTTGGTATCTAGTTGTGGAGATGATGACGGCCCTGGTGGTATTCAGCTTGCAACTACAACCTTGGCCGAACAAATAGTAGAGGACGATGCAGCAATTCTGGACTATTTAGAAACCCATTTCTATAATTATGAGGAGTTTCAAAATCCACCGGAAAACTTTAATTTCAGGGTTCGGATTGAACCAATTGCAGGGGACAACTCGGACAAAATCCCTCTTTCACAACAGGTTTCTTCGGCAGTAATCAACGTCAGTTCCAATGAAACTACTTTCCCGTTGCCAGGAGAGGAAACCGATGTACCACATACCTATTACTTTTTACAAATTCGGGAAGGTCAGGGTCCTAGTCCTACTGTTGGGGATTCTACCTTGCTCAAAGTTGAGGGGCAGTTACTGGATGGTTTTGTTTTTGATAGTACTGCGGATTTTGGTTGGCTTCCATTATATGAAACCCCCTTAAGAGGCTTCGCAAATTCTGTGGCACAGATGAAAGGAGGTACACCTGAGGGTATTGTGGTTAATCCTGACGGGAGCTCCCAAATTACGGATAGTGGCATAGGCCTTATGATCATTCCTTCTGGCCTGGCCTATTTTAATCGTCCCCCTGATGGTACGCAGATTCCATTATTTGCACCATTGGTATTTACTTTTGAATTGGGTTTGGTAACAGAAAATACGGATACGGATAACGATGGGATCCCTAATATGGAAGAAGACTTGGATGGGGATGGGTTTTTATTTAATGATAATACAGATCTTGAAAGTGAGATAGAGCGTGGATTACAAATTGCCTTTCCCAATTTCCGAGATCCGGATGATGATGGGGATGGCGTTTTAACACGCGATGAAATATCGGATGAAAACGGAAACATCATTTTTCCCTATCCGGATACGGATAATGATGGCACCCCGGATTATTTGGATTTCAATATTCTTAGGGAACCGGGAAATTAA